In Gammaproteobacteria bacterium, a single genomic region encodes these proteins:
- the queG gene encoding tRNA epoxyqueuosine(34) reductase QueG yields MPMSEQSMCLGDDSRWRELARDIKAWGQALGFQRVGIADIHLEEDEAHLQDWLDRGFHGEMRYMQRHGVKRSRPEMLRPGTLRVITARMDYWPPARDAWSTLRTPSAAYVSRYALGRDYHKLLRRRLQKLADRVTGRVGDHGYRVYVDSAPVLEKALARNAGLGWIGKHTNLINREAGSWFFLGEIYTDLPLPADPAQATEHCGDCKACLDVCPTQAIVAPYQVDARRCISYLTIELRGSIPESLRPLIGNRIYGCDDCQLICPWNRFAKLSAEKDFNVRHGLDAPDLLSLFRWSEEEFERNMEGSAIRRIGYECWLRNIAVALGNAPRTEGIIAALREKLSHPSALVREHVSWALARHEPTLTT; encoded by the coding sequence ATGCCCATGAGTGAACAGTCGATGTGTTTGGGAGACGACTCGCGCTGGCGGGAGCTGGCGCGGGACATCAAGGCGTGGGGACAGGCGTTGGGTTTCCAGCGGGTGGGCATCGCCGACATCCATCTCGAAGAGGACGAGGCCCATCTGCAAGATTGGCTCGATCGCGGTTTTCACGGCGAGATGCGCTACATGCAGCGGCATGGCGTGAAGCGCAGCCGCCCGGAGATGCTGCGGCCCGGCACGCTGCGCGTGATCACGGCGCGCATGGATTACTGGCCGCCGGCCCGTGACGCGTGGTCCACGCTGCGCACGCCGTCGGCCGCCTACGTGTCGCGTTACGCGCTGGGGCGCGATTATCACAAGCTGCTGCGCCGGCGGTTGCAGAAGCTCGCCGATCGCGTCACGGGACGGGTGGGTGACCATGGTTACCGCGTGTATGTCGACAGCGCACCGGTGCTGGAAAAGGCGCTGGCGCGCAACGCGGGCCTGGGCTGGATCGGCAAGCACACCAATCTCATCAATCGCGAGGCAGGTTCATGGTTTTTCCTCGGCGAGATATACACCGATCTGCCACTGCCCGCCGATCCCGCGCAGGCGACGGAGCACTGCGGCGACTGCAAGGCATGTCTTGACGTGTGCCCCACGCAGGCCATCGTTGCGCCCTATCAGGTCGACGCCCGCCGCTGCATTTCCTATCTCACCATCGAGCTGCGCGGATCGATTCCGGAATCCCTGCGACCGCTGATCGGCAACCGCATTTATGGTTGCGATGACTGCCAGTTGATTTGCCCGTGGAATCGTTTCGCCAAATTGTCCGCAGAAAAGGACTTCAACGTGCGCCACGGTCTCGATGCGCCGGACTTGTTGTCCCTGTTCCGCTGGAGCGAAGAGGAATTTGAACGCAATATGGAGGGATCGGCCATCCGCCGCATCGGTTATGAGTGCTGGCTGCGGAACATCGCCGTGGCGTTGGGCAACGCGCCGCGCACGGAGGGCATCATCGCGGCGCTGCGCGAAAAACTGTCGCATCCCTCGGCCTTGGTGCGCGAGCATGTGTCGTGGGCGCTTGCGCGCCATGAACCAACGTTGACAACGTAA